A single window of Euwallacea similis isolate ESF13 chromosome 32, ESF131.1, whole genome shotgun sequence DNA harbors:
- the SP555 gene encoding SPRY domain-containing SOCS box protein 3: protein MISEEGERAKSGGFEGELPCEDHWSWDKQHHSHEVTLGGKQLRTARFHPNWSSGTAGVRGTKILNNGRYYWELILSRRIFGTSMMFGVGTKKARLHEDSFVNLLGIDKHSWGLSHKGLIWHNGNWSYYTKPFRENVSTRIGVLFDGVAGTLTYYKDGKCLGIAFRGLNEIKEPLFPAVCSTAAKTEMILENMKRDFVNLQDRCRAVIVKRLNCKEDVKKLCLPLRMQSYLCDVIEDSLDSYRLVSKNLDYLEANFLTSIPGKT, encoded by the exons ATGATCTCCGAGGAGGGCGAAAGGGCTAAATCTGGGGGTTTTGAGGGCGAATTGCCATGTGAAGACCATTGGTCCTGGGACAAACAACATCACAGCCATGAg GTAACTTTGGGTGGAAAGCAGTTGAGAACCGCTCGGTTTCATCCCAATTGGAGCAGTGGCACTGCAGGGGTTAGAGGAACTAAGATACTGAACAATGGCAGATACTATTGGGAACTGATACTTTCTAGAAGAATATTCGGTACTAGTATGATGTTCGGTGTAG GAACGAAAAAGGCGCGTCTTCACGAAGATTCCTTCGTAAATTTGCTGGGGATCGATAAGCACAGCTGGGGATTGTCACATAAAGGCTTAATCTGGCACAATGGAAATTGGTCCTACTACACCAAGCCTTTCAGGGAAAATGTCTCTACAAGAATTGGCGTTCTCTTCGATGGTGTTGCAG GGACTTTAACATACTACAAAGACGGAAAATGCCTAGGAATCGCCTTTAGAGGCCTCAACGAAATCAAAGAACCATTATTCCCTGCAGTGTGTTCAACTGCGGCCAAAACAGAAATGATCTTGGAAAACATGAAGAGAGATTTTGTAAATCTTCAAGATCGATGTAGGGCGGTTATAGTGAAGAGATTGAATTGTAAGGAGGATGTTAAGAAGTTGTGTCTGCCCTTAAGGATGCAATCTTATTTGTGTGATGTCATAGAGGACTCTTTGGATTCGTACAGGTTAGTTAGTAAGAATTTGGATTATTTGGAGGCGAATTTTCTCACCTCCATTCCAGGAAAGACTTAA